The genomic interval TCGACACCGGCCTGATCAACCGGATGATCCGGGCGCTGGGCGGGGAGCCGGTGCCCTGGCTGGTGTCGCCGGCGCTGGCCATGCCTTCGATTGCGCTGATGGCGACCTGGAAGAACGTGGGGCTCTACATCGTGCTGTTTCTGGCCGGGTTGCAGCACATCCCGAAGCACCTGTACGAGGCGGCCGAACTGGACGGCGCCAACGCCTGGCAACGCTGGTGGCACGTGACGCTTCCCATGCTGAACCCCACGATGGTAACGGTGGTGGTGCTTTCGACGATCGGTGGATTCTCGCTGTTCATCGAACCCTACATCCTGACGGGCGGCGGACCGCTCAACGCCACGCTCTCGGCCGTGCTCTACATCTACAACCAGGCCTTCTACTTCAACCACATGGGCTATGCGGCCGCACTGGGCTTCTGCTTTGCCATTGTGATCTTCATCGTGGTGCTGCTGCAGCGACGTTTCGTGGAAACCGACACCTGGAGCTGAATCATGCGCCGGCTGGGACTGTACCTGCTGCTCGGGATCGGACTGGTGGTGTTCGCCTATCCGTTCGTCTGGATGGGCATCGCCACGTTCACGCCGGAGGCGGAAATTCCCGAGCTGACGCTGCTTCCGTCTCGCTGGACACTGGACCACTACCGGCTCGTCTTCGAGCGGCTTCCGGTCTGGCGCGGGCTGCTCAACAGTCTGGTGGTGGCGCTGGCCGTGACGGCTTCGGTGCTCGTCTTTACGTCGATGGCCGCCTATGCGCTGGCCAAGCTGCACTGGCGCGGCCGCGAGACGGTCTTTTCGATCATTCTGTTCACGATGATGGTGCCGTTCCTGCTGCTGCTGATTCCGCTCTACACGCTGGTGGTGCGGCTGGGGTGGACCGACTCGCTGCTCGGGCTGATCGTGCCGTTCATGATGAACGCCACGGGCGTGCTGATTCTGCGCCAGAGTTTTCTGACGATTCCGCGCGATCTGATCGATGCGGCCCGGATCGACGGTTGCGGCGAACTGCGCATTCTGTTTACGATCATCTGGCCGCTGTCGGTGCCGGCGCTGGTGACGGTGGGGCTGCTCACGTTCATCGGGAGCTGGAACGAGGTGCTCTGGCCCATTATCGTGGTGCGCGAGGTGCAGTGGATGACGCTCCCGCAACTGGTGGCACTCTTTGCCGTGGGCGGCGGCGCTGAAGGCCAGCTCGGTCCGCAACTGGCGGCGGCCTTCCTGCTGGCGTTGCCCATCGTGCTGGCCTACCTGTTCTTCCAGCGCTACTTCATCCAGAGTTTTGCTACCGGTGGATTGAAAGGATAAGGAGATGCTCATGCGACGGCTTCTGTGGGTCATCCCGGGCTTTTTTGTGCTGGCGGCGGCCGGTTGCCTGACCGCGCCGGAAAGCCGTCCCGTCCCGGACGCGTTGCCCATCAACCTGGCCCATCTGGAGCACCTGAGCGAAGACGTGGTGCGGGGCGACTCGGTGCTGCGCATCGTGCACATCTACGCCGAAGCGCCGGACTACCACTGGGTGGACGACCCCGACGAAGGAACCGCCTGCGTGGACGACGTGGCCCGGGCGGCCGTGCTCTACCTGCGACTCTACGAACTGACGGGCGACGAGGCAGTGCGGCGTACGGCCGAAAAGCTGCTACGCTTTGTGCTCTACATGCAACGGGCCGACGGGCTGTTCTACAACTTTGTTTACTCGAACCGACTCGACATCAACACGACGCACCAGAACAGCCGGGCCGAGCCGTTCGGTTGGTGGGCCGGACGGGCCGTGTGGGCGCTGGGGACGGCGGCCGACGTGCTGCGTCGGGCCAATCCACGAATGGCGGCGCAGGCGGCTGCGGCGGCGCGTCGGGCGCTGGTCCACCTGGACCGCACCTGGCTGGTGCACTATCCGCGCACGCGGCGCGTCGGCGGACGCACCGTACCGGAATGGCTGGTGTACCGCTACGGATCGGACGCTTCCAGCGAGCTGCTGCTGGGGCTGGTTCGGCTCCAGAAGGCCGCTCCCGACACTTCGCTGGCCCGCATGATCCGGCAACTGGCCGAGGGGATGGCGCTCATGCAGTACGGATCGATGGCGCGCCACCCCTACGGCGCCCATGCGTCCTGGATCGACACCTGGCACGGGTGGGGCAATGCGCAGACGCAGGCGCTGGCCGAGGCCGGCTATCTGGAATCGGCCATCTACGAGGCCGAGCACTTCTACCCGCGGCTGCTCGTCTACGGCTGGATGTATGCCATGTCACTGGACGACTCGACGCAGGTGCAGCGCTACGAACAGATTGCCTATGCCGTGCGCTGTGTGGCCGTCGGGCTGATCCGACTCTACGAGCGGACCGGCGACGTGCGCTACGCCACGATGGCGGGGCTGGCTGCAAGCTGGCTGACGGGCAACAACGAGGCGGGCGTGCCCATGTACGACCCGGCCACCGGGCGCGGCTACGACGGCATCACGGGACCGGGTACGGTCAATCGCAATGCCGGGGCCGAATCGACCATCGAGGCGCTCTACACGATGCTGGAGGTGAGCCGGCACGAGCCGGCCCGGCGCTGGCTCTATGCACGGGGCGCCCCGCCTGTCGAGGTCACGCACGAAGGGACGCGCTACGCCTACCGCATCTTCAACGTGCAGGAGAAAAATGCGACGCGCTCGGTGGCCGTCGTGCTCAACCTGAGCGCGGAGCGGCTGGCGCTGCTGGAAGGGGAGGCGCTGGCGCGGTTTCTCCGAGAAGTAACCACCGAACCCGTTCACCACTAAAAACGAAAGGGCTTATGCCACAGGATTTCGAAGCCGTTACGTTGTTTCGACGTCATCCGGAGCCCATCCTGACGCCGGTGCCGGAGCTTTCGTGGGCGTCGGGGGCCGTGTTCAATCCGGGCGCCTGGTACGACGGCGCGCGCGTGCACCTGCTTGTGCGCGGCGTGCCGGCCGGTTACCGGCGCATTCGACTTACCGATACGCGTCCGGGCGAACCGGAATGGGGATTCGAGCCGTATGTGTCGTACATCGGCTATGCCGAAAGCACCGACGGTGTGCACTTTTCCGTCCGGTCCGAACCGTTGATCCGGCCCGACGCGCCCTACGATCACTTCGGCGTCGAAGACCCCCGCATCAGCCGCATCGACGACCTGTACCTGATCACCTACACGGCGCTGGGGGCGCCCGCTTTTGCCCGACCGGGTTGCGTGCGCATCGGACTGGCTTCGACCCGGGATTTTCAGTCGGTTACAAAGCACGGCATCGTGGGACCGGACACGACGGACAAAGACGCCGTCATTTTTCCCCGGCGCATTCGCGGGCGCATCGCCATGCTGCACCGTATCGTGCCGTCCATCCAGCTCATCTACTTCGACGACCTGGAGCAGCTTTTCCACCCGCCGAAGGCGCTGTGGGAACGACATCTGGCCACGCTGGACGAGCACGTCGTGCTCCGGCCCGAATTCCCCTGGGAGGCCAAAAAGATCGGGGCCGGTCCCACGCCGATCGAGACCCCGGAGGGCTGGCTGCTCATCTATCACGGCGTGGATGCGCAGCATGTGTACCGCATGGGCATGGCGCTGCTGGATCTGGACGATCCGCGTCGGGTGATCGCCCGCACGCCGGAGCCTGTGCTGGAGCCCGAGCTTCCATTCGAACGCGAAGGCGATGTGCCGAACGTGGTCTTCCCGGAAGGGGCCGTGGTGATCGACGACGAACTGCTGGTTTACTACGGGGCGGCCGATCGGACGATCGGCCTGGCGCGGGCATCGCTTTCCGACGTGCTCGCCCACCTTCGCGCCTGCTCGGTTCGTGTGTCTTCCTGAAGTGCCAAGACCGGTAGTACTATGGTCGATTCCTTATCGGTTCGTACGATTACAGCGGTACCTCCCGTACAGCCTGCTCGCCTGCATGATGGTCGTCCGGTGCTGGAACCGAATCCACAGAACGCATGGGAATCGCGCGTGGTGTTGAATCCGGCCGCCGTGCTGATTACCGAACCCGAGGAATGGGCGTGGCTGGCCGACCGCTGGGCGCTTTCTCCGGAGAAGCGCCGGTGCATCGAAGCAGCCGGCGGCGTAGTGGTGCTGCTCTACCGGGCGCAGGGTGCCTTCGATCCAGAACGCAACCACGCTCCCTCGCGACTGGGGCTGGCCCTGATGACGCCCACACTGGAACTGATTCATCGCTTTCCGTACCCTGTGATCGATGCGGCGGCCGACTTCCACAACCTGGGCGTCGAAGATCCGCGCTGCACGCGCGTGGGCGATACCTTCTACCTTTTTTACACGGGCTATTACACGGAAGCACCCGGCGACCCGGACGCTGAGCGGGCTGTGCAGATATGCCTGGCTTCGACGCAGGACTTTCTGGAGTGGACGCTGCACGGCCCCCTGGAAGGCGATCTGAACCGCGTGGACAACAAAAATGCCGCGCTGTTTCCGGAGCCGGTCGACGGACGCTGGCTGCTACTGCATCGCCCGATGGCCGGACCGGACGCCATGACGATCCACCTGGCCGAGGCCGATGCGGTGACCGGCCCCTGGTACACGCGGGGTATGCTGATGCCGAGCTATCCCTACCGGGAGTTTGCCCGCTCCTGGATCGGGGCCGGCGGACCGCCGATCGCACTGGGCGACGGACGATTCCTGATGATCTACCATCAGGGACACTACACCCACGAGGGAACGCGCGAGTACGATCTGGCGGCGGCTCTGCTGGACTTCTCGCGGAGGGAGGCGCCGGTGGTCGGACGCATCGAGCCGCTGATGCGTCCCGCCGCTGCGGGCGAGTTGCACGGCGATCCGGAACTGGGCGTGGACAACGTGCTCTTTACCTGTGCCGGCTACGTCTGGGAAGGACAGGTGATCATTCCGTACGCCGGTGCCGACAGCCGGATCTTTGGCGCTTCGGTGCCGCTGGATTCGCTGGTGCAGGCCCTGGAGCAGAACGGCGCATGAGATACCTTACCTGCATAGCATTTGGCCTTGCAATGCTGGTCCCAGCGACGATCCGGGCACAGGAGGAGCGGGTGCCGCTGGCCCGCGTGGGAGCGACCGTCATCGACCGGGCCACGTTTCTCAAACGCTACGAGAACGCCGTCTGGATCGGCAAGGAGCGAAGCGGGGTCAGCATCGTGCCGAAGCATGCCTTTCTGCTGGCACTGATCGCCGAGGAGTTGCTGGCTCACGAAGGCGAGCGGCGCGGGCTCGATCAGGAGCGGCCTGTGCGGCCGATTCTGGAGGAAATCGAGCGTATGCTGGTGCTCGATGCCCTCTACCGGACCGAAGTGCAGGAGCCGATCCGGCTGACGGAGGCCGAGATCGACTCGGTTGCGCGACTTCGGCTGGCGCCGGTAACTTTTGCCTACCTGACCATTGGCGATTCGGCTCGGGCCTGGCATGTCTACCGACAGGTGCAGCAGGCGTCCGATCCGATCGCCGCTTTCGATTCGCTCCAGCAGGCACTGGGGCAGGCCGGGCAGCTCAGGACGGCCCGCTGGGGCGAGCTTTACGAGCCGCTGGAAACCTTCCTGTATGCCGGAGCGACGCCCGGCCAGGCAGGCCCGCCGGTGTCGGTCGATAGCCTGTACTATCTGGTGCAGCTCCGGGATCGGGCTACGCCCGCGCTGATTACGCCCGACGCCTGGCAACAGGCCCGCTACGAGGCCGGACGCATCCTGCAGGAGCGGCGCGAACGTGCCCGCTTTAAGAATTTCATGCGACGCTTCGGGGCGGGCAAAACCGCGCAGGTCAACGATACGCTGTTTTATCGGCTGGCTGACGCGATCCGAACCCAGCTTACGCTGCGACAGGTGCAGCAGGAACGCCGGAATCGTCCCCGCTATCCGGTGGCCCTGCTCGAAAGCGACCGGGAGGCGCTCCGTCTGGAACTGGACGACGTGCTTGATGCCCCGCTGATCGAAGCTCCCACGTTTACGCGCACGCTGGGTTACGTGCTGGACCGACTTTCATTTCGGGGATTTGAACTCCGAAGCGAGCGACAGTCGGTGCCCTACCGGTTGCGTGCGTTGCTCTGGGAGATCATCGCGGAAGAATTTCTGCTGGAGGAAGGGTATGCACGAGGGCTTGATCGCCGGCTCGACGTGCAGCAGGACCTGACGATGTGGCGAAAGGCCTACCTGGCGCGGGGTATGCGTAAGGTGCTGGTCGATTCGTTGCGGGAAGCCTGGCGTGGCCAGCTCTGGCTGGTCAACCTGTGCCGGGCTACGCTGAGCACGAAGGAGGCGGCCACACGCCTGCAGCAGCGCTGGATGCAGATGCCGGAAAGCTGCAAGGCGGACAGCACCCCGGTCGATACCACCGGCTACCGGCTGGCACCGACGCTGGGCCCTGTCGGCGCCGTAGCCGTCACCGCCGCCCCGGGAGCCGTACTGGGGCCGTTCGCCGAGTCCTGCTTGCCGAAATCGGCCCCCTGCTGGCGAGTCTACCGACTGCTGGATCGTCGCCGACCGGACGACCCGGAAGCCGCTTTTCAGGAAGCGGCCCGGGAAGAAGTAAACGCCTACATTGCCCGGCTGGCCGAGCAGCGGGGTGTCACGATCGACCTGGAAGCGCTCGAAGCAACCCGCGTGACGCCCATCAACATGGTGCTGGTACGGCTGCTGGGCTTCGGGCATCGCCTGCTGGCCGTGCCGACGGTCTATCCCCTGATCGAATGGTTCGACCGAATGGACAAACGGCGGCTTTACGCCCCGCTATGAGCCGTCCACGGCCTGTCGGTGGGCCTGTTCGGCGGCCCGCAGTGCCACGTGCAGGCTTTGCAGGGCTTCATCCAGCAAGATCTGAGGACGATGGTCGGGTTGCGTGGCGGCCTGCACGAAATCCCGCAGCACGGCCCGAAGGCCTTCCCGGTAGACTTCGGCCTTGGAGGCCGCCAGGGCAAATGTGGCTTCGATAAACGTATCGATGTGATAGGTGTGCGTACCGACGCGGACACGCGAGCGGCCTTCGGCTTCGGCGACCGTGAGCCCCCAGCCTTCGGGGCGCGACTCGTCGGGCAGATCTACTACTGGCACGCGTTGCACCACCTGCAGGCCGGGCAATTCCTGCAGATGAGTTTCGGTTTCGGGCGATACGAGCGCAACCAGACGACCCACTCGGGGAATCCAGCCTATCAGCTCGACGCGGGCCAGGTCGAAAACGAACCGGATCGATGTGTGCTCGAAGAAACCCGGTCCGGCGAAGGCGTGGTAGTGGGTAGCCACCAGTCCATCTTCGTAGACCACAGTGGCCAGCACACGATCCATCTGGTGAGTACTGCGACGTACGCCATAGCCAGCCACATGTACGGGAGCGGCCACCGTGCACGCGTTTACCAGGTCGATGAAGTGAATGCCATGCTCCACCAGGATGCCGCCGGATTGCGTCGGATCCCAGAACCAGTGCTCCGGGGGCAGCGTGGCATCCTGCGCATAATTTTCCACAATTACGCGCCGCAACGGTCCGAAGAGGCGCGTCTGACTCCAGCGTTGCATCAGGGCAACCAGCGGCGTATAGCGCAGCACGAAGTCCACCAGGGCGACGCGTCCGGTGCGGGCCTGGGTTTCCCGGAGACGCTGCGCTTCGATGGGTGTAAGCGCCGGAGGCTTTTCAATCAACACATGTTTGCCGGCCTCCATGGCCGCGCAGGCAATGGCAGCATGCGTGTGGGGTGGTGTGGCAATCGCTACGCCGTCGATTTCGGGATCGGCCAGCAACGCTTCCCAGCTACGCACGCCGCGCACACCGGGTGGGGGCGTGTCCAGTGCGGGATCGGCCACGGCCACTACGTGAACATCCGGGAGCGATTGCCAGGCGTGATGCAGAAAGCGGCCAAAGCCGCCATATCCGATAAGTCCCAGCCGAAACATCAGCATGCGTAGCTTTAGGATACACAAAAGTACGATAGCGCAACGTAAGCAGGCGACAAAAATGCATGAAACGATGTCGTCGAACGGGGTCAGTCTGGAGCAGGTCTGGAAGATTTACGACAACGGCTATGTGGCCGTGGCCGATGTGACGTTCGAAGCGGCCGAAGGGGAATTTCTGGTGTTGCTCGGCCCTTCGGGCTGTGGCAAGACCACGCTGCTGCGCCTGGTGGCCGGACTGGAGACCGTCTCGCGGGGCACGATCCGTATCGGTAACCAGGTGGTCAACGATGTGCCGCCGCGCGATCGGGACATTGCCATGGTCTTCCAGAACTATGCGCTCTACCCGCACATGACGGTCTACGAAAACATGGCCTTCGGGCTGAAGCTGCGCCGGGTGCCGAAGGCCGAGATCGACCGTCGCGTGCGGGCAGCCGCCCGCGTGCTGGAGCTGGAGCACCTGCTGGACCGGCGGCCGCACCAGCTTTCGGGCGGGCAGCGCCAGCGCGTGGCCGTCGGACGCGCCATCGTGCGCGAACCGCGCGTGTTTCTGTTCGACGAGCCCCTGTCGAACCTGGACGCCCGCCTGCGGGTGGAGATGCGGGCCGAGCTGGCCCGATTGCACCGGGAACTGGGCCGCACCATGCTCTACGTGACGCACGACCAGGTAGAAGCCATGACGCTCGGCCAGCGCATCGTGGTGCTCAACCAGGGGCGCGTGCAGCAGATCGGCACGCCACTGGAAGTTTACCACCGGCCGGCCAACCGCTTCGTGGCCGGCTTCATCGGAAGTCCGCCCATGAATTTCATCGAAGGGCGACTGGAGCATCTGGACGGACTCCGGTTCGTGGGCGAAGGTGGACGCGTGCAGATCCCGCTCGTTGAAGCCGAGTGGCCGAATGCCCGGCCCGGACAGCGCGTGACGCTGGGCGTGCGGCCCGAGCACGTAACGCTGGCTGCTTCCGATGAGGCCACCATGCAGGGCCAGGTGGAGACCGTCGAGGTGCTGGGCGCCGTAGCGCACCTGTACGTGCGGGTGGGGCAGACGACCGTCGTGGCGCAGGTCGATGCCGCCGCGCGTCCGGAGCCCGAACAGACGGTGCATCTGCACATTGACCCCGCCCGCATTCACCTTTTTGACGCCGAGACCGGTCAGGCACTGCCCCGTGCCGAGGCCGCTTCGGCCTGATCCAGTTCGCGCCGCAGCGCTTCGAGAAAAGCCTGTAAAAACACGGTGCGGCGCTGTGCTTCGCGTCGGCCCGCCTCGGTCTGCATCCGATCGGCCAGGTGCAGCAGTTTGGTGAACAGGTGGTCGAGCACGTAGCGCCGGTCGTCGGGCGGGCGGTTGCGGGGAACGGGTTCGGCCGGATCATAGAGCGGCCGTCCGGTGGCACCGCCCAGCATGAGCATCCGGGCCAGTCCGATGGCGCCGAGCGCGTCGAGCCGGTCGGCGTCCTGCACGACGCGGGCCTCGAGCGTCCGGGGCGGAATGCCGGCCGAGAAGCTGTGTGCTTCGATCGCGTGATGGATGGCAGGCAGCAGGTTTTCCGGGTAGTTGGCTTCGCGCAGTAACGCCACGGCCCGGTCGGCGGCTTTCCGGGAGGCGAGCGGACGCTCCGGATGGTCCTTGGGCACGAGCACGCAATCGTGCAGCCAGGCGGCCGGAAGCACCACGGCGAGGTCGGCCCCTTCGGCCAGCGCCAGACGCCGCGCCCACCGGACCACACGCCGCACGTGCTCCAGATCGTGCGCCGGATCCGACGCGTCCGCCCAGGCCCGTTGCAACAGTTCCTCGAAAATCGGCTCCCAGGCCGCCAGCGATCGTGTGCCGATCAGCAGGTCGGTCATGGTCGGTTGTCGCGATGCGCATCGATCCAGTAGGCCCAGGGAATGAACAGCCACTGAAGCTGGGCAAACCAGGCCAGGGCTACCGGATCGGGAGGTGGCGGTCCCGTCAGGTTGTTCA from Rhodothermus marinus carries:
- a CDS encoding carbohydrate ABC transporter permease; this translates as MPELRATLRRLQIRLRGERSGYVLVAPYLLHMAVFFGYPLLFAFVLMFHRWDIVTPMEFVGLKNFVRLVRDDLFFRALLNTGIFLTIHIPLQIIVALFFAELLNRPLRGRGFFRATYFMPVVVSGVVITILFQQLFAFDTGLINRMIRALGGEPVPWLVSPALAMPSIALMATWKNVGLYIVLFLAGLQHIPKHLYEAAELDGANAWQRWWHVTLPMLNPTMVTVVVLSTIGGFSLFIEPYILTGGGPLNATLSAVLYIYNQAFYFNHMGYAAALGFCFAIVIFIVVLLQRRFVETDTWS
- a CDS encoding carbohydrate ABC transporter permease — its product is MRRLGLYLLLGIGLVVFAYPFVWMGIATFTPEAEIPELTLLPSRWTLDHYRLVFERLPVWRGLLNSLVVALAVTASVLVFTSMAAYALAKLHWRGRETVFSIILFTMMVPFLLLLIPLYTLVVRLGWTDSLLGLIVPFMMNATGVLILRQSFLTIPRDLIDAARIDGCGELRILFTIIWPLSVPALVTVGLLTFIGSWNEVLWPIIVVREVQWMTLPQLVALFAVGGGAEGQLGPQLAAAFLLALPIVLAYLFFQRYFIQSFATGGLKG
- a CDS encoding glycoside hydrolase family 130 protein, whose product is MPQDFEAVTLFRRHPEPILTPVPELSWASGAVFNPGAWYDGARVHLLVRGVPAGYRRIRLTDTRPGEPEWGFEPYVSYIGYAESTDGVHFSVRSEPLIRPDAPYDHFGVEDPRISRIDDLYLITYTALGAPAFARPGCVRIGLASTRDFQSVTKHGIVGPDTTDKDAVIFPRRIRGRIAMLHRIVPSIQLIYFDDLEQLFHPPKALWERHLATLDEHVVLRPEFPWEAKKIGAGPTPIETPEGWLLIYHGVDAQHVYRMGMALLDLDDPRRVIARTPEPVLEPELPFEREGDVPNVVFPEGAVVIDDELLVYYGAADRTIGLARASLSDVLAHLRACSVRVSS
- a CDS encoding glycoside hydrolase family 130 protein, whose product is MLEPNPQNAWESRVVLNPAAVLITEPEEWAWLADRWALSPEKRRCIEAAGGVVVLLYRAQGAFDPERNHAPSRLGLALMTPTLELIHRFPYPVIDAAADFHNLGVEDPRCTRVGDTFYLFYTGYYTEAPGDPDAERAVQICLASTQDFLEWTLHGPLEGDLNRVDNKNAALFPEPVDGRWLLLHRPMAGPDAMTIHLAEADAVTGPWYTRGMLMPSYPYREFARSWIGAGGPPIALGDGRFLMIYHQGHYTHEGTREYDLAAALLDFSRREAPVVGRIEPLMRPAAAGELHGDPELGVDNVLFTCAGYVWEGQVIIPYAGADSRIFGASVPLDSLVQALEQNGA
- a CDS encoding Gfo/Idh/MocA family protein, encoding MLMFRLGLIGYGGFGRFLHHAWQSLPDVHVVAVADPALDTPPPGVRGVRSWEALLADPEIDGVAIATPPHTHAAIACAAMEAGKHVLIEKPPALTPIEAQRLRETQARTGRVALVDFVLRYTPLVALMQRWSQTRLFGPLRRVIVENYAQDATLPPEHWFWDPTQSGGILVEHGIHFIDLVNACTVAAPVHVAGYGVRRSTHQMDRVLATVVYEDGLVATHYHAFAGPGFFEHTSIRFVFDLARVELIGWIPRVGRLVALVSPETETHLQELPGLQVVQRVPVVDLPDESRPEGWGLTVAEAEGRSRVRVGTHTYHIDTFIEATFALAASKAEVYREGLRAVLRDFVQAATQPDHRPQILLDEALQSLHVALRAAEQAHRQAVDGS
- a CDS encoding ABC transporter ATP-binding protein — translated: MSSNGVSLEQVWKIYDNGYVAVADVTFEAAEGEFLVLLGPSGCGKTTLLRLVAGLETVSRGTIRIGNQVVNDVPPRDRDIAMVFQNYALYPHMTVYENMAFGLKLRRVPKAEIDRRVRAAARVLELEHLLDRRPHQLSGGQRQRVAVGRAIVREPRVFLFDEPLSNLDARLRVEMRAELARLHRELGRTMLYVTHDQVEAMTLGQRIVVLNQGRVQQIGTPLEVYHRPANRFVAGFIGSPPMNFIEGRLEHLDGLRFVGEGGRVQIPLVEAEWPNARPGQRVTLGVRPEHVTLAASDEATMQGQVETVEVLGAVAHLYVRVGQTTVVAQVDAAARPEPEQTVHLHIDPARIHLFDAETGQALPRAEAASA
- a CDS encoding HD domain-containing protein, which produces MTDLLIGTRSLAAWEPIFEELLQRAWADASDPAHDLEHVRRVVRWARRLALAEGADLAVVLPAAWLHDCVLVPKDHPERPLASRKAADRAVALLREANYPENLLPAIHHAIEAHSFSAGIPPRTLEARVVQDADRLDALGAIGLARMLMLGGATGRPLYDPAEPVPRNRPPDDRRYVLDHLFTKLLHLADRMQTEAGRREAQRRTVFLQAFLEALRRELDQAEAASARGSA